From Plodia interpunctella isolate USDA-ARS_2022_Savannah chromosome 18, ilPloInte3.2, whole genome shotgun sequence, a single genomic window includes:
- the LOC128677880 gene encoding uncharacterized protein LOC128677880 isoform X1: MKRKRAFSDSSSDVDHDEQKNLTVSKLQEKEASPKITQNDTGKSPKSRPSTCKKKRKRAKSNSSSDIDDVLPENTLEIEKSVIAAAVKNNLDDAAVKKILKKVVTNDHVLALVKLQEEEEQARESEEGTHIPKLTRSKVKELKKASSCKTPWDLERLELTPIKHIPVKTRPEVTALIAQELPEDEDDDEYHPANTTAPSDDDVTLESCSDVDSQPRTPATPTPARLSPRLVKDGPFKVPQELTPARRKLNLEKEEEATIALRTRSKLCLSETPIEHIESSFIPPDDIPVQVDDLWSQFLAECLDPALTSRHEDDDDADPEYNVAADPDANEEDEEALESSIIKISKKELNDLVTELFNIMPEDDCLTGTMNDVVAQTQPTTHWEGKQEQLSDEETTNISGRRISDRITFERRDSTGFSIGKIEPPDDDEEPQHLEIAVNEPTAECRRERAIQPAGNKDIARKVDQLIQDTIDPPVPEVPSIANMVKVVDGQAMNVVNIVVGREAHSVPVPSAPLPLQKIQLQNKRMLTRPRSKVTRVEVHMNSERCILPEQIIILQQQLRQHVQLAASNFMQLYVHPLNYGFGPTYKSFLESLVKIADKTPNSVADVCNLRPAMQLVNNWQAKVSENTPENREYIQFIQDDCAKWSHYLAKNNYYMGDFHPMYKKAIAESSVFLYPYLLPPKPYHNRQRRHAYLISEDELITLGLEQFWQYVVDNPKLYPPPRSQHSRHRWWLNATLDLISQHMLPFLTVRMLLSHVANIRKQQGMENPVNRFFANHEVKPVEHRILPYNSEMTLCDQPVEEMPKIWLRYLAKHEPRFRKYLNRHKNHAGAPPIGIPLQVNLDPGAPIMKAPLPLDFTKVITTNRKKKTPDTSTSNQPTPVQTSQAVANNVTTMQTAVGVATNVTQLTAVPAVYNIEGTGQVAQVVPLIIQVNAAGKSLTTTFTTTNKPIETNTVIDLTENCNAITNFNDVIDSNSRFSTTTVSCKNAPISSTTCESTTQNDTEMDISNPLEIYEELSNKPNHCECCILLRKVCKRQTKITEYFKEKTKKSCFCKDVNLPRITKKLIQLVNSFKDPYRIAMDHLEMKLEQAKDQAKILFSYARKRQNKLIEEKKYQIEDSRTTDVEDLSYVTGYKMKLMARLGPNIQLKSKVHSIFSTFNANSDDPLKLAKSLNEVLTGHHTALFRDFLPFLTKEQAARVGRFKDYFALVCVADLVKMVEEEIVLSECRRAVLQKLHRVLTSSAGEPTACQICTSLLPAFYKYPHLAQRVFRLFPHTLVMEEVTSVENNVVGRRRRATNTQKDKQNVEVSVHNDVSTKTSIESEKDHACRAETNTAEEGPRAKKPECEKGIIQVSKDTSQVNVDIGTENVDRNSPDLRIDTDNTAQEDMDITFCSDSTPIPSINFKCVDSPQRKSDDNCGESTQNDVAVKAPCKDEGNDHTYSKSITSDAAPSYVSQEKEKRPQEKTYNKVADASKHTKSGDSSQEKRDESGNSSQNVADVTLCGERSQLHDQADMTLIGENSQMHVDYEADQSCSGEDEDSPSDVDAECEIKEEPDELGDPDEDGYIIEGDNIQIFISDIKSEADTESIAEENPQTIKQEELDSESETSMAIDTDEETIKSETTEWLREEDKLILQVIKDNITKEQRGDKPILEFIEDNKVIHLLSESLTHKSETEIKDRIIYLLQILLLSD; the protein is encoded by the exons ATGAAACGTAAACG TGCGTTCAGTGATAGTAGCTCAGATGTGGATCATGATGAACAG AAGAACTTAACAGTTTCTAAGCTACAAGAGAAAGAAGCTTCTccaaaaattacacaaaatgaTACTGGAAAGTCACCTAAAAGCAGACCAAGCACAtgcaaaaagaaaagaaaacg TGCAAAAAGCAACAGCAGTTCAGATATAGACGATGTTCTTCCAGAAAATACTCTAGAGATAGAAAAAAGTGTTATTGCAGCAGCAGTGAAAAATAACTTGGATGATGCTGCTGTCAAGAAGATTTTAAAG AAAGTGGTAACGAATGACCATGTATTGGCTCTAGTCAAGTTACAAGAGGAGGAAGAACAGGCGAGGGAATCTGAAGAAGGGACTCATATTCCCAAACTTACCAGATCGAAAGTCAA GGAATTGAAGAAGGCATCATCATGCAAGACCCCCTGGGATCTGGAGAGACTGGAATTGACCCCCATCAAGCACATCCCAGTGAAGACGCGGCCCGAGGTGACGGCGCTCATCGCGCAGGAGCTGCCCGAGGACGAGGACGATGACGAGTACCACCCCGCCAACACCACCGCACCG AGTGACGACGACGTGACCCTGGAGTCGTGCAGCGACGTAGATTCGCAACCGCGCACCCCCGCCACCCCCACTCCCGCCCGCCTCAGCCCCCGGCTCGTCAAGGATGGACCGTTTAAAGTACCACAA GAACTAACTCCAGCCCGACGGAAACTCAACTTGGAGAAAGAAGAGGAAGCGACCATAGCCCTCCGGACTCGGTCCAAACTCTGCTTGTCGGAGACGCCCATAGAGCATATAGAGAGTTCGTTCATACCCCCGGACGACATACCCGTGCAG GTCGACGATCTCTGGAGTCAGTTCTTGGCGGAATGCCTGGACCCCGCGCTGACGTCACGCCACGAGGACGATGACGACGCTGACCCGGAGTATAACGTCGCTGCTGATCCTGACGCTA ACGAAGAAGACGAAGAAGCACTAGAGAGCAGCATCATCAAGATCTCCAAAAAGGAGCTGAACGACCTAGTAACAGAATTATTCAATATAATGCCTGAAGACGACTGTCTCACTGGAACCATGAACGATGTGGTCGCTCAAACTCAACCG acgACCCACTGGGAAGGCAAGCAAGAACAGTTGTCAGACGAAGAAACCACAAACATTTCGGGCAGAAGAATATCTGATCGGATCACCTTCGAGAGGCGAGACAGCACTGGATTTTCAATAG GTAAGATCGAGCCACCGGACGATGATGAGGAGCCACAGCATTTAGAAATAGCTGTGAACGAGCCCACAGCAGAGTGTAGACGCGAGCGAGCCATCCAACCAGCTGGGAATAAAGATATCGCGAGGAAAGTGGACCAGCTGATACAGGACACCATCGATCCACCTGTGCCGGAAGTGCCTTCGATAGCCAATATGGTTAAAGTTGTGGATGG GCAAGCTATGAACGTGGTGAATATAGTGGTGGGTCGTGAAGCTCACTCGGTCCCCGTGCCGTCCGCGCCGCTGCCGCTGCAGAAGATCCAGCTGCAGAACAAGCGGATGCTGACCCGGCCCAGGTCCAAGGTCACCAGGGTCGAGGTCCACATGAACTCCGAACGATGT ATCCTTCCAGAACAAATCATCATCCTCCAGCAACAGCTCCGCCAACACGTCCAGCTGGCCGCGTCCAACTTCATGCAGCTGTATGTGCACCCCCTCAACTACGGATTTGGACCCACTTACAAGAGTTTCCTG gaAAGTCTAGTGAAGATAGCGGACAAAACACCCAATTCGGTGGCGGACGTGTGTAATCTGCGGCCCGCGATGCAGCTCGTCAACAATTGGCAGGCGAAGGTCTCTGAGAACACGCCCGAAAACAGAGAGTATATACA atttataCAAGACGATTGTGCGAAGTG GTCTCACTACCTAGCTAAAAATAACTACTACATGGGAGATTTCCACCCGATGTACAAGAAAGCCATAGCAGAGAGTAGCGTGTTCCTATATCCATATCTCTTGCCGCCGAAGCCTTACCACAACCGCCAGCGGAGGCACGCCTATCTCATATCCGAGGACGA ACTAATAACTCTGGGCTTGGAGCAATTCTGGCAGTATGTGGTGGACAACCCCAAACTGTACCCGCCCCCCCGCAGCCAGCATTCTCGGCACCGCTGGTGGCTCAACGCCACCCTCGACCTCATCTCACAGCATATGCTGCCCTTCCTCACTGTCAG GATGCTACTTTCGCACGTTGCCAACATCAGGAAGCAGCAGGGCATGGAAAATCCAGTCAAT agaTTTTTCGCCAATCACGAGGTGAAGCCAGTGGAGCACCGCATCTTGCCGTACAACTCCGAGATGACGCTGTGCGACCAGCCCGTGGAGGAGATGCCCAAGATCTGGCTGCGTTACCTCGCCAAGCATGAGCCCAGGTTCAGG AAATATTTGAATCGACACAAAAATCACGCCGGCGCACCTCCCATCGGCATTCCTTTACAAGTTAACTTAGACCCGGGCGCTCCAATCATGAAGGCTCCTTTACCTTTAGACTTCACCAAAGTTATAACCACCAATCGGAAGAAAAAAACACCAGACACAAGCACTAGTAACCAACCAACCCCTGTTCAAACGTCTCAAGCAGTCGCTAACAATGTAACTACTATGCAAACGGCTGTGGGGGTCGCTACTAATGTAACTCAATTAACTGCGGTGCCTgctgtatataatatagaaggCACAGGTCAGGTAGCACAAGTAGTCCCTCTTATCATACAAGTAAATGCAGCAGGAAAATCTTTAACTACAACATTcacaacaacaaataaaccTATTGAAACAAATACTGTGATTGATCTCACCGAAAATTGCAATGCGATTACGAATTTCAATGACGTAATCGATTCTAATTCTCGATTTTCAACTACAACAGTTAGTTGCAAGAATGCACCTATTAGTTCTACTACATGTGAAAGTACAACACAAAATGATACTGAAATGGATATCAGTAATCCACTTGAAATTTATGAAGAACTTAGTAATAAACCTAATCATTGTGAatgttgtatattattaagGAAAGTGTGTAAACGTCAGACAAAGATAACAGAGTATTTCAAGGAAAAAACGAAAAAGTCTTGCTTTTGTAAAGACGTGAATCTTCCAAGAATAACCAAAAAGCTTATACAATTAGTGAACTCATTCAAAGACCCGTACAGGATAGCGATGGACCATTTGGAAATGAAATTGGAACAGGCTAAGGATCAGGCGAAGATATTGTTTTCTTACGCTAGGAAAAGGCAGAATAAGTTGAttgaagagaaaaaatatcagaTAGAAGATTCTAGAACTACAGATGTCGAAGATttgt CGTACGTAACAGGctacaaaatgaaattaatggcAAGACTAGGCCCGAATATACAGCTAAAATCTAAAGTGCACTCGATATTCTCTACTTTCAACGCCAACAGTGACGATCCGTTGAAACTTGCGAAGTCTTTAAACGAAGTGTTGACAGGGCACCACACAGCGCTATTCAGGGACTTCCTTCCGTTTCTCACTAAGGAGCAAGCGGCCAGGGTGGGGAGGTTTAAGGATTACTTCGCTCTGGTGTGCGTTGCTGACCTTGTGAAGATGGTcgag GAAGAGATAGTTCTAAGCGAGTGCCGTCGCGCTGTACTACAGAAATTGCACAGAGTACTGACGTCGAGCGCGGGAGAGCCGACAGCATGCCAGATCTGTACATCATTGCTACCTGCGTTCTACAAGTACCCTCATTTGGCGCAGAGGGTCTTTAGACTATTCCCTCATACGTTAGTTATGGAAGAGGTGACTAG TGTTGAAAACAACGTCGTTGGGCGTAGAAGACGCGCTACGAATACACAGAAAGATAAACAAAACGTAGAAGTTTCTGTACATAATGACGTCTCTACGAAAACTTCAATAGAATCGGAGAAAGATCATGCTTGCAg gGCCGAAACTAACACTGCAGAAGAAGGGCCGCGTGCCAAGAAGCCGGAATGCGAAAAGGGAATAATACAAGTGTCGAAAGATACATCGCAAGTAAATGTAGACATTGGAACAGAGAATGTCGACag gAACTCACCAGATTTACGTATCGATACCGACAACACGGCTCAAGAAGATATGGACATCACATTTTGCAGTGACTCCACGCCTATTccaagtattaattttaagtgcGTCGATTCGCCACAGCGAAAATCAGATGACAATTGTGGTGAGTCGACTCAAAACGATGTTGCAGTCAAGGCTCCGTGCAAAGATGAAGGGAATGATCATACTTATAGCAAATCTATTACATCCGATGCGGCTCCAAGTTACGTGTCTcaagagaaagaaaaaagacCTCAAGAAAAGACTTATAATAAAGTTGCTGATGCTTCTAAACACACAAAAAGTGGAGACTCGTCACAAGAAAAGCGGGATGAGAGTGGAAACTCGTCACAAAATGTGGCTGATGTCACTCTCTGTGGCGAAAGGTCTCAGTTACATGACCAAGCTGATATGACTCTTATCGGAGAGAATTCGCAAATGCACGTGGATTACGAAGCGGATCAATCCTGCAG